Proteins encoded within one genomic window of Hypomesus transpacificus isolate Combined female unplaced genomic scaffold, fHypTra1 scaffold_42, whole genome shotgun sequence:
- the LOC124464848 gene encoding AP-4 complex accessory subunit RUSC2-like isoform X2: protein MDSPSKLSGETLIVHHIPLVHCQVSGGRQGGCGGSLRRSNPFSPPENLGLSRTTSLPERDVLQREALLYSSLVHASCRPGGGGGGGGGRGGGRGGSTASDDSSYTSSNSGDQPITAHTLPRTKPRNHGNRLRHNPFLLNAEDDEDEEEDDGDNLNGYLEDSSFHLHGNANSTLDDGVPPFHLHDLGFHPEPFLLHGTLGKPWGSSSRESLSGTTSDLSAHLETLDLLGLDSQRRHGSSGSNMSMDCGEQEWGEEEEEEEEEDHPKTGSCSSSCSAPRCSCRPSRTCPQHPDFTEPYSDCQLGYGSDSSCNSSDGVLVNFSAIFNKMNNSVPTKVGPGPSPNLNSSAQHSCVSEPGGGRGSCHGGGAFYLDLHTSPTDPPQPQHAPCPSNNLPVYLHETPHSTTSPCTCSAQHQGVLDLDDNCNSYQKSGEAGSCLQSQARLVVATQNYYKLVTCDLSSQSSPSPVASSVTSCSDEHSKESPTPTEYFLFRHQAEEGGGAREEDQEDEDRQSPKRDEEEEEEEEVSRAKRDLASSAPAPGVIEGQVYVNISPPIGCRADIGGGVSGGHTRSRSYDRSLAHAPPPGLGPLERMLSCPMRLSEGAGHALGQATPLRVTSFAEMARCKRRTGALPLLRTGTDPLSSGPPAPSSAEPSPPAQQLDPGSTPPPCPLTRCYSQGSTEARETRSRTGGSLSCSPDCCPAVVRYSKDQRPTSLPIQPFTFHHQFSRPQPKPLLPLLTGYVSGMQARSGSGGSGGPEGYEEADEPQDRPRCSGAAAVAPPGSVRPSPLGSYSPVRLQGAISSGSCSTCTPSPTPPLCLSCPRSPHAQTAAALPPPSLLGVSQAEVPPSLPPVQGYQRGALPSACISPGGPHVSEQAEHSQGPRQHHAGPSVKQLQQYYSDYLPDYFSLAERPPEEFCLSPDASSSSSSEISVDLQQMRGLVKAINTAIDLIVAHFGTSRDPDVKAKLGNSWVSPNVGHLILKYLCPALRGVLQDGLKPHVLDLIIGQRRNQPWSLVEASTQLGPSTRVLHSLFSKVSQYSELSSHSMRLNAFIFGLLNLRSLEFWFNHLHTHEDILAVHYQPWGFLPLSQGPCQPLFQELLLLLQPLSLLPFHLDFLFEPRLLQKGQDHLRRKELLCSADQSARSTFQLMRGWGTPVVDGVESGAGKRKRAELRREGTLPRMEGAGSRMEGVGQGEELAKDGGGMDSIGAELVWKQPMVDVEEGISTLWRERGSAGPRVKGVGGESHQDDRDGEKKKDRERGVSEEGRQKQERQAGWWYQLMQSSQVYIDQSAEGSKFTRSEKRKKSAERRASQLPPTREGVVEGAESRPEGEEPRKRSSSADSAGSGGRRSWMGSPPDSVLCQEKLQGPPGAKPSTAPPQDQPSSGRPQDQPSTAPPQDQPSSAPPQDQPSSAPPQDQPSSGRPQDQAHSQGMRWGRLFGSSMGSSPRAEHSRQAKTQRSRLPSGWLSLDRSVLDLVAQTVGAGSGRRVEPSAPPLDSKAPPPQPQTAQAAETKSPCEVRALCHHIATQPGQLSFHKGDVLRVLAQPDSDWLLCSLGASCGLVPLIYVTLRSLGDPPGPPPWRPALRGGRRGGERLKGTRKRLRGEEKETVWMM, encoded by the exons ATGGACAGCCCCTCCAAGTTGTCCGGGGAGACCCTTATTGTGCACCACATCCCCCTGGTCCACTGCCAGGTGTCGGGGGGACGGCAGGGGGGCTGCGGGGGGTCGCTGCGGAGGAGCAACCCCTTCAGCCCCCCGGAGAACCTGGGCCTCAGCCGCACCACCTCCCTGCCCGAGAGAGACGTGCTGCAGAGGGAGGCGCTGCTCTACAGCAGCCTGGTCCACGCCTCCTGccggcctggaggaggaggaggaggaggaggggggaggggaggggggaggggagggagcacGGCCAGCGACGACTCATCCTACACATCGTCCAACTCGGGGGATCAGCCAATCACGGCTCACACGCTGCCCAGGACAAAGCCCAGGAACCACGGCAACCGTCTCCGTCACAACCCCTTCCTGCTTAACGCTGAggacgacgaggacgaggaggaggacgacggAGACAACCTCAACGGTTACCTGGAGGACTCCTCTTTCCATCTCCACGGCAATGCCAACTCCACCCTCGACGACGGGGtgcctcccttccacctccacgaCCTGGGGTTCCACCCCGAGCCCTTCCTGCTGCACGGCACTCTGGGAAAGCCCTGGGGGTCCAGCAGCCGGGAGTCTCTCAGCGGAACGACCTCCGACCTCTCTGCCCACCTGGAGACCCTGGACCTGCTGGGATTGGACAGCCAGCGTCGCCACGGCAGCAGCGGCTCCAACATGTCGATGGACTGCGGGGAGCAGGAgtggggcgaggaggaggaggaggaggaagaggaggaccatCCCAAGACaggctcctgctcctccagctgctctgcGCCTCGCTGCTCCTGCAGACCATCCCGGACGTGCCCCCAACAtcccgacttcacagagccctACTCAGACTGCCAGCTGGGCTACGGCAGCGACTCGTCCTGCAACAGCTCTGACGGCGTGCTGGTTAATTTCAGCGCCATCTTCAACAAAATGAACAACAGCGTCCCCACCAAAGTAGGGCCTGGACCCTCGCCCAACCTCAACAGCTCCGCTCAGCACTCCTGTGTCTCAGAGccgggtggggggcggggcagcTGCCATGGGGGCGGGGCCTTCTACCTGGACCTCCACACTTCCCCCACcgatcccccccagccccagcatgccccctgcccctccaacAACCTTCCTGTCTATCTCCACGAGACCCCCCattccaccacctccccctgcaCCTGCTCCGCGCAGCACCAGGGGGTGCTGGACCTGGACGACAACTGCAACTCCTACCAGAAGTCGGGGGAGGCAGGGTCCTGCCTGCAGAGCCAGGCCAGGCTGGTGGTGGCCACCCAGAACTACTACAAGCTGGTGACCTGTGACCTCTCGTCCCAGTCCTCGCCCAGCCCTGTGGCCTCGTCCGTCACCAGCTGCTCTGACGAGCACAGCAAGGAGAGCCCCACCCCCACAGAGTACTTCCTGTTCAGACACCAAGccgaggaggggggcggggccagggaggAAGACCAGGAAGATGAGGACCGACAGTCACCGAAG cgtgatgaagaggaggaggaggaagaggaagtgagcaGGGCAAAGCGAGACTTGGCCAGTAGTGCTCCAGCCCCAGGTGTGATCGAGGGTCAGGTGTACGTTAACATCTCCCCTCCCATTGGCTGCCGTGCCGACATCGGGGGCGGGGTCTCCGGGGGGCATACCCGTTCCCGTAGCTACGACCGCAGCCTGGCCCATGCCCCGCCCCCCGGGCTGGGCCCTCTGGAGCGCATGCTGAGTTGCCCCATGCGTCTGAGCGAGGGCGCAGGCCACGCCCTCGGCCAGGCCACGCCCCTCAGGGTCACCTCCTTCGCTGAGATGGCCCGCTGCAAGCGCCGGACCGGGGCCTTGCCCTTGCTGAGGACGGGGACAGACCCCCTGTCCTCCggtccccccgccccctcctcggCTGAGCCCTCCCCCCCGGCACAGCAGCTGGACCCGGGCtccaccccgcccccctgccccctcacacgCTGCTACAGCCAGGGGAGCACCGAGGCCCGGGAGACACGCTCCAGGACTGGAG gcTCTCTGTCCTGTTCTCCAGACTGCTGCCCGGCCGTGGTGCGCTACAGCAAGGACCAGcgtcccacctccctccccatccagcCCTTCACCTTCCACCACCAGTTCTCCAGGCCCCAGCCCAAgcccctgctgcccctgctCACAGGCTACGTGTCTGGGATGCAGGCCCGCTCCGGCTCCGGGGGCTCTGGAGGTCCGGAGGGGTATGAGGAAGCCGACGAGCCCCAGGACAGGCCTCGCTGCTCGGGTGCGGCGGCGGTGGCCCCCCCTGGCTCGGTCCGGCCCTCTCCTCTTGGGAGCTACTCCCCCGTCCGCCTACAGGGGGCGATCAGCTCGGGGTCCTGCTCCACCTGCACCCCTAGCCCCAcgccccccctctgcctctcctgcccccgCTCCCCTCATGCCCAGACGGCcgctgccctgccccccccctctctgctgggTGTGTCCCAGGCAGAGgtgcccccctctctgccccctgtcCAGGGGTACCAGCGGGGGGCGCTGCCCAGCGCCTGCATCAGCCCTGGGGGGCCCCATGTGTCAGAACAGGCCGAGCACAGTCAAGGACCCCGCCAGCACCACG cagggcCTTCAGTAAAGCAGCTGCAGCAGTACTACAGTGACTACCTGCCAGACTACTTCTCCCTGGCAGAGCGCCCCCCAGAGGAGTTCTGTCTATCCCCCgacgcctcctcctcttcctcctccgagATCTCTGTCGACCTGCAGCagatgagag gtttGGTCAAAGCCATCAACACTGCAATAGATCTGATTGTTGCTCACTTTGGGACAAGTCGTGATCCAGATGTCAAG gctAAGCTGGGGAACAGCTGGGTGAGTCCCAACGTGGGCCACCTCATCCTGAAATACTTGTGTCCGGCCCTGCGGGGGGTTCTGCAGGACGGCCTCAAGCCCCACGTCCTGGACCTCATCATCGGCCAGCGTCGCAACCAGCCCTGGAGCCTGGTGGAGGCCTCCACACAGCTGG GCCCGTCCACGCGTGTACTACACAGCTTGTTCTCTAAAGTGAGCCAGTACTCGGAGCTCAGCAGCCACAGCATGAGGCTCAACGCCTTCATCTTCGGTCTCCTCAA cTTGAGGTCGCTGGAGTTCTGGTTCAACCATCTTCACACTCATGAAG ACATCTTGGCGGTTCACTACCAGCCGTGGGGTTTCCTGCCACTGTCGCAGGGGCCGTGCCAACCGCTGTTCCAggagctgctgctcctcctgcagcccctgtcgctcctccccttccacctAGACTTCCTGTTCGAGCCCCGCCTCCTGCAGAAGGGGCAGGACCACCTGCGACGAAAGGAGTTGCTCTGCTCCGCCGACCAATCAGCTCGCTCCACCTTTCAGCTCATGAGGGGGTGGGGCACGCCCGTGGTCGATGGGGTGGAGTCTGGCgctgggaagaggaagagggcggAGCTGAGACGAGAGGGGACATTGCCAAGAATGGAGGGGGCGGGTAGcaggatggagggggtggggcagggggaggagcttgCCAAAGACGGAGGCGGGATGGATTCCATCGGGGCGGAACTTGTATGGAAGCAGCCAATGGTGGACGTAGAGGAAGGGATCTCCACcttgtggagggagagaggatccGCCGGGCCGAGAGTGAAGGGAGTGGGTGGAGAGAGTCACCAGGAcgacagggatggagagaagaagaaggacagagagaggggggtgtcgGAGGAGGGGCGTCAGAAACAGGAGCGCCAGGCAGGATGGTGGTACCAGCTTATGCAGTCCTCCCAGGTCTACATTGACCAATCAGCAGAGGGGTCGAAGTTCACCCGGagtgagaagaggaagaagtcGGCCGAGAGGCGAGCCAGCCAGCTCCCGCCCACGAGGGAGGGCGTGGTGGAGGGGGCGGAGTCCAGACCGGAAGGGGAGGAGcccaggaagaggagcagcagcGCTGACTCTgcggggagtggggggaggaggtcgTGGATGGGCAGCCCTCCGGACTCTGTCCTTTGCCAGGAGAAGCTCCAGGGGCCCCCAGGGGCCAAGCCCTCCACCGCCCCGCCCCAGGACCAGCCCTCCTCCGGCCGGCCCCAGGACCAGCCCTCCACCGCCCCGCCCCAGGACCAGCCCTCCTCCGCCCCGCCCCAGGACCAGCCCTCCTCCGCCCCGCCCCAGGACCAGCCCTCCTCCGGCCggccccaggaccaggcccaCTCCCAGGGCATGCGCTGGGGACGGCTGTTCGGCTCCAGCATGGGCTCCTCACCCAGAGCAGAACACTCCAGGCAAGCCAAGACTCAAAGAAGCAG GCTGCCGTCCGGATGGCTGAGTCTGGACAGGTCTGTTCTGGACCTGGTGGCCCAGACTGTGGGGGCGGGgtcagggaggagggtggagcctTCAGCCCCTCCCCTCGACAGCAAAGCTCCTCCCCCGCAACCTCAGACAGCACAAGCTGCAGAGACCAAGTCTCCATG tgaGGTTAGGGCTCTGTGTCACCACATCGCCACACAGCCAGGCCAGCTGAGCTTCCACAAGGGAGACGTCCTCCGCGTGCTGGCCCAGCCCGACTCCGACTGGCTGCTCTGCTCCCTGGGGGCCAGCTGTGGCCTGGTGCCCCTCATCTACGTGACGCTCCGCAGCCTGGGGgaccccccgggcccccccccATGGCGGCCCGcactgaggggagggaggaggggaggggagaggttgAAGGGAACACGGAAGCGcctgagaggggaagagaaagagacagtctGGATGATGTAG
- the LOC124464848 gene encoding AP-4 complex accessory subunit RUSC2-like isoform X1, with amino-acid sequence MDSPSKLSGETLIVHHIPLVHCQVSGGRQGGCGGSLRRSNPFSPPENLGLSRTTSLPERDVLQREALLYSSLVHASCRPGGGGGGGGGRGGGRGGSTASDDSSYTSSNSGDQPITAHTLPRTKPRNHGNRLRHNPFLLNAEDDEDEEEDDGDNLNGYLEDSSFHLHGNANSTLDDGVPPFHLHDLGFHPEPFLLHGTLGKPWGSSSRESLSGTTSDLSAHLETLDLLGLDSQRRHGSSGSNMSMDCGEQEWGEEEEEEEEEDHPKTGSCSSSCSAPRCSCRPSRTCPQHPDFTEPYSDCQLGYGSDSSCNSSDGVLVNFSAIFNKMNNSVPTKVGPGPSPNLNSSAQHSCVSEPGGGRGSCHGGGAFYLDLHTSPTDPPQPQHAPCPSNNLPVYLHETPHSTTSPCTCSAQHQGVLDLDDNCNSYQKSGEAGSCLQSQARLVVATQNYYKLVTCDLSSQSSPSPVASSVTSCSDEHSKESPTPTEYFLFRHQAEEGGGAREEDQEDEDRQSPKRDEEEEEEEEVSRAKRDLASSAPAPGVIEGQVYVNISPPIGCRADIGGGVSGGHTRSRSYDRSLAHAPPPGLGPLERMLSCPMRLSEGAGHALGQATPLRVTSFAEMARCKRRTGALPLLRTGTDPLSSGPPAPSSAEPSPPAQQLDPGSTPPPCPLTRCYSQGSTEARETRSRTGGSLSCSPDCCPAVVRYSKDQRPTSLPIQPFTFHHQFSRPQPKPLLPLLTGYVSGMQARSGSGGSGGPEGYEEADEPQDRPRCSGAAAVAPPGSVRPSPLGSYSPVRLQGAISSGSCSTCTPSPTPPLCLSCPRSPHAQTAAALPPPSLLGVSQAEVPPSLPPVQGYQRGALPSACISPGGPHVSEQAEHSQGPRQHHAHHLSPQALKWREYRRRNPLGVERAGHLDPHRAGGGARSRHARRNVFDFPATSSRFNGPSVKQLQQYYSDYLPDYFSLAERPPEEFCLSPDASSSSSSEISVDLQQMRGLVKAINTAIDLIVAHFGTSRDPDVKAKLGNSWVSPNVGHLILKYLCPALRGVLQDGLKPHVLDLIIGQRRNQPWSLVEASTQLGPSTRVLHSLFSKVSQYSELSSHSMRLNAFIFGLLNLRSLEFWFNHLHTHEDILAVHYQPWGFLPLSQGPCQPLFQELLLLLQPLSLLPFHLDFLFEPRLLQKGQDHLRRKELLCSADQSARSTFQLMRGWGTPVVDGVESGAGKRKRAELRREGTLPRMEGAGSRMEGVGQGEELAKDGGGMDSIGAELVWKQPMVDVEEGISTLWRERGSAGPRVKGVGGESHQDDRDGEKKKDRERGVSEEGRQKQERQAGWWYQLMQSSQVYIDQSAEGSKFTRSEKRKKSAERRASQLPPTREGVVEGAESRPEGEEPRKRSSSADSAGSGGRRSWMGSPPDSVLCQEKLQGPPGAKPSTAPPQDQPSSGRPQDQPSTAPPQDQPSSAPPQDQPSSAPPQDQPSSGRPQDQAHSQGMRWGRLFGSSMGSSPRAEHSRQAKTQRSRLPSGWLSLDRSVLDLVAQTVGAGSGRRVEPSAPPLDSKAPPPQPQTAQAAETKSPCEVRALCHHIATQPGQLSFHKGDVLRVLAQPDSDWLLCSLGASCGLVPLIYVTLRSLGDPPGPPPWRPALRGGRRGGERLKGTRKRLRGEEKETVWMM; translated from the exons ATGGACAGCCCCTCCAAGTTGTCCGGGGAGACCCTTATTGTGCACCACATCCCCCTGGTCCACTGCCAGGTGTCGGGGGGACGGCAGGGGGGCTGCGGGGGGTCGCTGCGGAGGAGCAACCCCTTCAGCCCCCCGGAGAACCTGGGCCTCAGCCGCACCACCTCCCTGCCCGAGAGAGACGTGCTGCAGAGGGAGGCGCTGCTCTACAGCAGCCTGGTCCACGCCTCCTGccggcctggaggaggaggaggaggaggaggggggaggggaggggggaggggagggagcacGGCCAGCGACGACTCATCCTACACATCGTCCAACTCGGGGGATCAGCCAATCACGGCTCACACGCTGCCCAGGACAAAGCCCAGGAACCACGGCAACCGTCTCCGTCACAACCCCTTCCTGCTTAACGCTGAggacgacgaggacgaggaggaggacgacggAGACAACCTCAACGGTTACCTGGAGGACTCCTCTTTCCATCTCCACGGCAATGCCAACTCCACCCTCGACGACGGGGtgcctcccttccacctccacgaCCTGGGGTTCCACCCCGAGCCCTTCCTGCTGCACGGCACTCTGGGAAAGCCCTGGGGGTCCAGCAGCCGGGAGTCTCTCAGCGGAACGACCTCCGACCTCTCTGCCCACCTGGAGACCCTGGACCTGCTGGGATTGGACAGCCAGCGTCGCCACGGCAGCAGCGGCTCCAACATGTCGATGGACTGCGGGGAGCAGGAgtggggcgaggaggaggaggaggaggaagaggaggaccatCCCAAGACaggctcctgctcctccagctgctctgcGCCTCGCTGCTCCTGCAGACCATCCCGGACGTGCCCCCAACAtcccgacttcacagagccctACTCAGACTGCCAGCTGGGCTACGGCAGCGACTCGTCCTGCAACAGCTCTGACGGCGTGCTGGTTAATTTCAGCGCCATCTTCAACAAAATGAACAACAGCGTCCCCACCAAAGTAGGGCCTGGACCCTCGCCCAACCTCAACAGCTCCGCTCAGCACTCCTGTGTCTCAGAGccgggtggggggcggggcagcTGCCATGGGGGCGGGGCCTTCTACCTGGACCTCCACACTTCCCCCACcgatcccccccagccccagcatgccccctgcccctccaacAACCTTCCTGTCTATCTCCACGAGACCCCCCattccaccacctccccctgcaCCTGCTCCGCGCAGCACCAGGGGGTGCTGGACCTGGACGACAACTGCAACTCCTACCAGAAGTCGGGGGAGGCAGGGTCCTGCCTGCAGAGCCAGGCCAGGCTGGTGGTGGCCACCCAGAACTACTACAAGCTGGTGACCTGTGACCTCTCGTCCCAGTCCTCGCCCAGCCCTGTGGCCTCGTCCGTCACCAGCTGCTCTGACGAGCACAGCAAGGAGAGCCCCACCCCCACAGAGTACTTCCTGTTCAGACACCAAGccgaggaggggggcggggccagggaggAAGACCAGGAAGATGAGGACCGACAGTCACCGAAG cgtgatgaagaggaggaggaggaagaggaagtgagcaGGGCAAAGCGAGACTTGGCCAGTAGTGCTCCAGCCCCAGGTGTGATCGAGGGTCAGGTGTACGTTAACATCTCCCCTCCCATTGGCTGCCGTGCCGACATCGGGGGCGGGGTCTCCGGGGGGCATACCCGTTCCCGTAGCTACGACCGCAGCCTGGCCCATGCCCCGCCCCCCGGGCTGGGCCCTCTGGAGCGCATGCTGAGTTGCCCCATGCGTCTGAGCGAGGGCGCAGGCCACGCCCTCGGCCAGGCCACGCCCCTCAGGGTCACCTCCTTCGCTGAGATGGCCCGCTGCAAGCGCCGGACCGGGGCCTTGCCCTTGCTGAGGACGGGGACAGACCCCCTGTCCTCCggtccccccgccccctcctcggCTGAGCCCTCCCCCCCGGCACAGCAGCTGGACCCGGGCtccaccccgcccccctgccccctcacacgCTGCTACAGCCAGGGGAGCACCGAGGCCCGGGAGACACGCTCCAGGACTGGAG gcTCTCTGTCCTGTTCTCCAGACTGCTGCCCGGCCGTGGTGCGCTACAGCAAGGACCAGcgtcccacctccctccccatccagcCCTTCACCTTCCACCACCAGTTCTCCAGGCCCCAGCCCAAgcccctgctgcccctgctCACAGGCTACGTGTCTGGGATGCAGGCCCGCTCCGGCTCCGGGGGCTCTGGAGGTCCGGAGGGGTATGAGGAAGCCGACGAGCCCCAGGACAGGCCTCGCTGCTCGGGTGCGGCGGCGGTGGCCCCCCCTGGCTCGGTCCGGCCCTCTCCTCTTGGGAGCTACTCCCCCGTCCGCCTACAGGGGGCGATCAGCTCGGGGTCCTGCTCCACCTGCACCCCTAGCCCCAcgccccccctctgcctctcctgcccccgCTCCCCTCATGCCCAGACGGCcgctgccctgccccccccctctctgctgggTGTGTCCCAGGCAGAGgtgcccccctctctgccccctgtcCAGGGGTACCAGCGGGGGGCGCTGCCCAGCGCCTGCATCAGCCCTGGGGGGCCCCATGTGTCAGAACAGGCCGAGCACAGTCAAGGACCCCGCCAGCACCACG cccatcatctctctccccaggctCTCAAATGGCGAGAGTATCGCCGTAGAAACCctctgggggtggagagggcagGCCACCTGGATCCCCAcagggcagggggtggggccaGGAGCCGCCACGCCCGCCGCAACGTGTTTGACTTCCCAGCAACCTCTAGCCGCTTCAATG ggcCTTCAGTAAAGCAGCTGCAGCAGTACTACAGTGACTACCTGCCAGACTACTTCTCCCTGGCAGAGCGCCCCCCAGAGGAGTTCTGTCTATCCCCCgacgcctcctcctcttcctcctccgagATCTCTGTCGACCTGCAGCagatgagag gtttGGTCAAAGCCATCAACACTGCAATAGATCTGATTGTTGCTCACTTTGGGACAAGTCGTGATCCAGATGTCAAG gctAAGCTGGGGAACAGCTGGGTGAGTCCCAACGTGGGCCACCTCATCCTGAAATACTTGTGTCCGGCCCTGCGGGGGGTTCTGCAGGACGGCCTCAAGCCCCACGTCCTGGACCTCATCATCGGCCAGCGTCGCAACCAGCCCTGGAGCCTGGTGGAGGCCTCCACACAGCTGG GCCCGTCCACGCGTGTACTACACAGCTTGTTCTCTAAAGTGAGCCAGTACTCGGAGCTCAGCAGCCACAGCATGAGGCTCAACGCCTTCATCTTCGGTCTCCTCAA cTTGAGGTCGCTGGAGTTCTGGTTCAACCATCTTCACACTCATGAAG ACATCTTGGCGGTTCACTACCAGCCGTGGGGTTTCCTGCCACTGTCGCAGGGGCCGTGCCAACCGCTGTTCCAggagctgctgctcctcctgcagcccctgtcgctcctccccttccacctAGACTTCCTGTTCGAGCCCCGCCTCCTGCAGAAGGGGCAGGACCACCTGCGACGAAAGGAGTTGCTCTGCTCCGCCGACCAATCAGCTCGCTCCACCTTTCAGCTCATGAGGGGGTGGGGCACGCCCGTGGTCGATGGGGTGGAGTCTGGCgctgggaagaggaagagggcggAGCTGAGACGAGAGGGGACATTGCCAAGAATGGAGGGGGCGGGTAGcaggatggagggggtggggcagggggaggagcttgCCAAAGACGGAGGCGGGATGGATTCCATCGGGGCGGAACTTGTATGGAAGCAGCCAATGGTGGACGTAGAGGAAGGGATCTCCACcttgtggagggagagaggatccGCCGGGCCGAGAGTGAAGGGAGTGGGTGGAGAGAGTCACCAGGAcgacagggatggagagaagaagaaggacagagagaggggggtgtcgGAGGAGGGGCGTCAGAAACAGGAGCGCCAGGCAGGATGGTGGTACCAGCTTATGCAGTCCTCCCAGGTCTACATTGACCAATCAGCAGAGGGGTCGAAGTTCACCCGGagtgagaagaggaagaagtcGGCCGAGAGGCGAGCCAGCCAGCTCCCGCCCACGAGGGAGGGCGTGGTGGAGGGGGCGGAGTCCAGACCGGAAGGGGAGGAGcccaggaagaggagcagcagcGCTGACTCTgcggggagtggggggaggaggtcgTGGATGGGCAGCCCTCCGGACTCTGTCCTTTGCCAGGAGAAGCTCCAGGGGCCCCCAGGGGCCAAGCCCTCCACCGCCCCGCCCCAGGACCAGCCCTCCTCCGGCCGGCCCCAGGACCAGCCCTCCACCGCCCCGCCCCAGGACCAGCCCTCCTCCGCCCCGCCCCAGGACCAGCCCTCCTCCGCCCCGCCCCAGGACCAGCCCTCCTCCGGCCggccccaggaccaggcccaCTCCCAGGGCATGCGCTGGGGACGGCTGTTCGGCTCCAGCATGGGCTCCTCACCCAGAGCAGAACACTCCAGGCAAGCCAAGACTCAAAGAAGCAG GCTGCCGTCCGGATGGCTGAGTCTGGACAGGTCTGTTCTGGACCTGGTGGCCCAGACTGTGGGGGCGGGgtcagggaggagggtggagcctTCAGCCCCTCCCCTCGACAGCAAAGCTCCTCCCCCGCAACCTCAGACAGCACAAGCTGCAGAGACCAAGTCTCCATG tgaGGTTAGGGCTCTGTGTCACCACATCGCCACACAGCCAGGCCAGCTGAGCTTCCACAAGGGAGACGTCCTCCGCGTGCTGGCCCAGCCCGACTCCGACTGGCTGCTCTGCTCCCTGGGGGCCAGCTGTGGCCTGGTGCCCCTCATCTACGTGACGCTCCGCAGCCTGGGGgaccccccgggcccccccccATGGCGGCCCGcactgaggggagggaggaggggaggggagaggttgAAGGGAACACGGAAGCGcctgagaggggaagagaaagagacagtctGGATGATGTAG